GTACTACATTTTtttatactagacttataggtctagaggttttagatctagtatagttggttatcgggagtggtagctaaccttacgatgactattgagtgtcgatagaggatcatccactctcagtgtcatgagagaaatatctcatgcgttcttgcttaggcaaatccctgGTCAGTATCAttcagattgaaagagaaagagttctctgggagaatcttattagagcgagactcgagcaaaaaccgtatgggtatgacaatatcatacccggtatatgatctctgagatattagatggatgagggactataagtgtatgctaattgaggacagacatgtctaatggattggattcccctgtatcgtttggggagtacgacgtagtggcctagtacgtccgtggtcgataagtcgagtgaattattatagagataataattcactgagccagaaggagttctgatacgtatgactcacgaccaactcgatattgggcctagagggtcacacacatatgataggcattgcgataagtagatgttcggatatgagatatctgtcggagcccttatcttattggatatccaataagctcatgaattattggatcatatgaacgagatctaataagaactaatgagatattattggatagagatccattgatCTAAGAGATTTGGATAGttagataaagatccaatacctaataggacaAGATTCATTAGGGTTATATTGACAGGAGATCTCTATAAACAGAAGGGAATCAATGATTAATAGgctaaataatattaaagaagtaTATTCCATATCTTGTTTATGTCTTGAAAGAATAATCAATAAAATTGAATGAAAATTTTACTTAGGAGAAACGACTAGTACATATTCTTAATACAAGCGAAAAAGAATTTTGTAATAAAAAGTTCACTTTAGTCAAAGTGTCATGGAGGAAGTAACCCGGGAACaagaaccatatatatatatatatatatatatataaaccatacCTTGTTCTTCGGGTTCTAACTGTGAATGAAGGTTGAAATCTATCGAGTCAGGGAGCTCAATTGCATCTTAATTGCTGCATTGGAAGAAGTACAAGTTTCTGAGTCTGTCAATCTTGTAGTAATAATCCAAAGGAGACCGAGAAGCACTTAAACTGCACTGTAAGACGATCAAACATGACAAATGTTTGCTGTAAGAAGAAACCAGAGAACTGTATATCACAATCAAAGATGACCAAGACATGTCTATTAGAACCCAACTAAGACCCATCTCATGCGGAGAAGGCACTCTTGTGTTCTTAAAAATACAACTTAATAGTCATTCTCAAGTGAATGATTAGTTCAAGCTCATGCATTTAAATGTCAACCCATGATGTCATAGCTTTCTCCTGGATGGTAAGGGTTAAAACTCGGAATGTCAAACTTCTCCATCGAGTTGTCGAATCCTGAAATCATCGATCGAGTAAAAGAAATGTATGTCAATATTTCTACCAGAAGGAAAAAGGAGAATCGAGACGTACTTGGTGTCGATAGAACATATTCATTCAAGGACATCTGGCCAGAACCACTAGAAGACTTTGAACTCTCACTTGATCGGTGTATGCCTTGTGCTTGGCTTAGCTCCAGCTCGAACGAATGGAGTTGTGCATCGTACATGGGAAGATTATTAACACCGGCTGGCATGCCTTCATGATGGCTGTCGTCGGGCTTGGGTTTCTTTTCGTTCATGCATTCCTCATCTGCCTCTACTTCAGACTCCGTATTACTAGGAAATGAAGCCATCTGCTTTCGCTTTGATCGTGCTCTCCTATTCTGGAACCAGTTGTAGACATTAGATTCAGAGATCTGACCATGTTGTGATAGCTCAATGGTTATCTCCTTTATCTTCTGCTTGCTCGGAGTCCCATTGCCTTGATTAAACATACTCTCAAGAATTTGTAGCTGCATGGTTGTTGGAGTCCACCGCTGCCTAGCAGTGATTTTGTGACCACCAGACGCCATCAGGGGATCACCGTAGAGGCCTCCCAGCCTCATTCCTAAAGTGACCGATCAGTGTAGGGTAAGTAAACAAAAGAGAAATATATTCCATTGTTCTGCTCAATCCAAAACTACAACACATCAAGTATGGCTCCTCCTGTACTAGTAAAGAAACTTCATGTTGGAGTTTTAGCTATCAAATGCATGCAACTTTTGCAGGCAACAAGATAGGATATATATAAGTGAGATCTGTTTTCAGCATATAAGCAAGAAACTGAGATTTCGAGAATAAGGCGCATGAGTAGTTTCAGAAATGGATTACGTATCGCCGCGGATTATCTTTGTAAAGTTGTCTTCATAATCAAGTCGGAGTCAGTAAACGAGAAAAGTGCGCATTTACGATTTATTAGTTTCGTGATGTAAAAACAAACTCATGCCCGAGAATGCGTTTTGCGACAATTTTTAAGACAACATGAAATGTGGATGTGGTTGTAGGCAGAAGATCGAAACCCACTGCTTAATGTAGATATTGGAGTAAACAAATACTAATATCCTCCCCATTACTTCAGATGCAGGATTCTTCTTCTTCAAGGTTCTATTTCTGTATCTTGACTCAATACAACTATAATGTCCAGTGATTTATGACATCAATACAACTATTAAAAGTCCCTTCCTCTTCCTCAAGTCACTGTATCACAATCTAAAAGTACATGTCTTGTAGGTTGTTCCCCCTCAACAATCACAGGGTGTATTCTGCTGCTTCTCCGAGCGTCTAAATGTAGTACTAAACCTATTTTAGTGAGACAAACCGCAAGAAATCTTCCTTAATCAGACACGCAAAGTTTCTGCTTCCTACTCTAGCACTAGAACAAAACAATTATTCCTTTGAATAAGCCAAATTGCAATTGTGATAAGTTTCATACAATCCATACAGTTGCTTTATCCTTGTGATAAAAAGGAGTGCCTAACAAATGAGTGCCTGATCTAATGTGGCTATGCCGGACAACCACCATTAATTTGCATGCCATTACTGAATTGAGCAGTAACTTTATAGCAAACAGGGAAGAACAGATATTAATCTCAGCTTCATTAGATTTAGCATTTTCCCAAAAAGAAACAGGGCAAGGGGTTAATACTAGGAAGAACAGTTGGTCCAACCTACAAGTCAAATGTGTTAGAACACTTAGCATATGAAATTCAAGTGACGAAGGTAGATCATGACTTGCCAACAATAGTAGATCCCTCTTGTAACATTCATTCCTTAGCGACCATGACGATGAAGAAACAAGATATCTTTTTGGCATCAAGAtcgggaggaggaggaaaagaggaAGAAACGCTGACCTGCGAGGGAGTCGTGGTGAGCAGTGATGGCCTTGTGCATCTCGACAAGTTGCTCACATATGGTGGCATAGACCGCGATCTGACGGCGGAGGACCTCCAGCTGCTCGTCCGTCATCACCTTCACGTAGAGGAGCCCTTCGCCCACCCCTTCCCCTTCCACGCCCGCTCCTCGTCCTCTCCCTTCCCCTACTTCATACTTCctctcaccaccaccaccaccaccaccggaaGCCTTCTCACATCCCATTCTTCGCGTCTCCTCCGTCAAAATCCCGCCTTTCTGCATCCAATATCTCTTCCCGTCCGGCCTCTCCACCCCTTCGCTCTATACTCTCCGTCAAGATCCCACCTTTCTTGGTTCCGACGCTTAGCCCCACGTTGTTCGCTTGTGACTCCGCGAAAGAGGCAAGAAGCGGCGGCTTGGAGTAGCGGCAAAGACAGAGCACGAGCGAAACGAAGCAATTCCAAGGGGCCTCGGTCGAGCGCAGCCTCGCCAGGATTCGTGCCCGCTTTACTGAATCGCCGACGCCTCCCCTCCGCTAGCAGTACTCAGAGCTGCGGATACAGATGGGAAgaagcggagagagagagagagaggagagcgagagagagatgtgtgtgtgtgtgtgtgtgtgtggaaacGACGTTaaaggcaaaaggaaagaaaggaaagatgtGGTGCTGTGGGTGGCGACAACGCTGATATGTAATGATGTTGGACGGAGTGCTCTGCTCACACTTGCACAGAATTGTGGGGGCTCAAAAGACTTCAATTGTTGGGACTCCTTTGGcctcgctatatatatatatatatatatatattctttttcttaGTAACCGATCcataaattgatatttttattctatattacagtattttcagtaatattaaaaaaaatataatatttattattattattaaactaaATATTATTTTACAGTATTTATTTTTAAGATACCGTTATACTACTTtcctaatattattgaaaatactataacataatgtaaaatattataaataaaatatttttataaatatatatatatatatatatataatattatattatagtatttttataggTATTACTTAAAAACATTGTAGTacagtgtaaaaatattataattcaattcaTTTTTCCTAAATTCATCAAAAAATAGATGGCATACAAGATATAATGAATTAAATTTGATAAGTCGAATTTTCCTAAGACTATATTTCTCTATTATGTATCTAATATTATTCTTCCACATCGGGCATTTATCGAGGAGTCAGCACGTCTTCAACATTAGTCTTACGATAGAACCTCACATGTGAAGTCAACCATGTCGAGATAGAAGCAAGCAACTCCTAATTCAAGTCGAGAAAGGTTTGTGTCCTGATTAAACTTGATTTAAGAGCGATTCCTCTTTACAAAGTGAGCTACATCGATTAAAACTCGTCGTAATAGTCGGTAGATCTTATGTTGGAATcagtaaatatattatatatggtTTAATATAATGAAGagatttattatcattttttctgCGATATGAGTCACGATAGAAGAGTGGGATCGACAGCAACCTCCTTTCGCTGGAAGACGAGAGGCTGAGCACGCAAATACAATGGAATTGATGGAGATGGCAGCAAGAAGACATCGTCGAGGCAGGGAATGAGGAAGGTTGTTTGCTCGAGGAAGTCCGACATGCCATGTGCGGCGGCGCCGTCGCCACTTGCGGAAGTTGATAGACACATGGCATTAGTTTCATCTCAGATGGATAAGCtctccattcttcttcttcttcttcttcttcttcttctgcaatcCTACTCCCAAGAATGGTTCTTGCGCTGTTCTGTCGAAGACCTGAAGCCTGTGAGCATCTTACCTTCTCAGCGTGTTGAAGCTAAGAGAGTGAGGATTCAAGAAACACTCTAATAATACCATGGGAAAAAACTGTGTTTGTTTAGATGATTTATGTGTTATTATCATAGAATGATCGTATAGAGTATACAGTGAAATTGACTCATTGATCCAATATTAACACATCCATCCCTTGAGACTATTCAATCTAATTTCTCCTCCCTTCCTTGATCATAGACTCCTCGATCGAAAGGTATGGGGGCATTGCCTATCGCTCCTCCGACGTATAAATAGGAAAGAGTTTAAAGATGAGAGTCAAGTTTAGAGAATTTAGAGAtgaaaaatatatacatgtaaagATGAGAGTCTAGTTTAGATGAATATATACTAGATATCaatcaagaatattctcttttagATATCATATTGACTATATAGATTTGCATACGCCACATCATCATCAATCTAATTAGGTGGTGCCACATCATCTCCTGGCTAAGTAGACCAAATCGATCGGGCACCATTTGTTGAATCCTAATTGTTTGCTTATGGTTTCATTTAGTACGAGGACTTTCGATTGGTTGTCAAGCCTTGTCACACTATTATGGTATATAAATGAATGCTACACTGATTGTATTAATTTAGATGTTCCTATTGATTGAATCAGAACAAGCAGAGTGGCAAAAGGTTCAACTCTTAGTTCAAGAGTTGTGTAGCATTAACATCTGATGGTAACATATATGAATATGAAATTGTGTCAAATTCAGAAGTACAATGTTCAGGATCAAATGGAGATGTAGCAAGCAATTCAATAATCCCTCAACATGGAAGGAAAAAGGTCATCTGATAGATGATAATACAATGAGATCTCAACATGAGAGCCTAAAATAATGAGATTCCAACATCTAATAGATCATTTGGGACTCAGACAATGGCAAAGCATGACTCACAAAAAGGCCAGTGCATATTTGAACAAATAACTCACATGTCAGAATGAAATTTATCAGCATGttggaaaagaaaagaacaaataaaCTCATATTCAGTAACACACTATTGCTATCAACATCTTGATCAGCCTCAACCATTCTAACTTTACATGAAGGTATCAACATTTTGACCCCTGAGGCAACACTACTTGTCATTTATATTGAGCCTTTCCTCTTGGCCAAACATCTTAATGCGTCAGTTAGGTAAAAGCACACTGACATTACTTGCAAAGGCACATATCATGCGCAATGTCGAAGATTATATCGCGTAGAACGACCCTCTCAATCTGTCTTGCTACAACATCAATGTCCTCGTACAATATGGTTGGCCAAGTTGTCATCTTCAGATCCTGAACCACCATGCTATTTAGAGTGTCAGACTCGTCCATAGGGGAGTTCAAGTATGACTGAATCTGATTCCACAAGtcatccaacaagcttcttccttGTGATGATGATGCAGCTGGACCCAAAATCCATCTCTTGAACATGGAGCAATTTATTTTAGGTCCCAAGACACTTTGCAAAGCCTCATTCACCAAGTCGAACAATAATTTGTGTCCTATAGCTGGGTCATCGTTATGGATGATAGTAGACTCGGTTTCCAGCTTCCCGTATTTGCTGCAAGCTTCCTCTACTTGTTCAAAAACCTGGAGTGAGATTGGCCGTGTCAATGCATCCAACTTCGTTGCTTGATCAGTGGATCTATCCTCATAAAATCCGGCAGTCACAAGGATATCTTGTAAATAAGCTGCATCCCCAGTTTCCTTCTCGATTGTCTCTTTCTTGTGAGGCTGCTCTTCAACTTCCATTTCAGATCCATCCTCACTTTCCTTCTCAGTTGTCTCTTGCTTGTGAGGCTGGTTTTCAACTGCCATTTCAGATCCAAAATACTCGACAT
The window above is part of the Musa acuminata AAA Group cultivar baxijiao chromosome BXJ1-1, Cavendish_Baxijiao_AAA, whole genome shotgun sequence genome. Proteins encoded here:
- the LOC135652753 gene encoding WUSCHEL-related homeobox 8-like, which translates into the protein MQKGGILTEETRRMGCEKASGGGGGGGERKYEVGEGRGRGAGVEGEGVGEGLLYVKVMTDEQLEVLRRQIAVYATICEQLVEMHKAITAHHDSLAGMRLGGLYGDPLMASGGHKITARQRWTPTTMQLQILESMFNQGNGTPSKQKIKEITIELSQHGQISESNVYNWFQNRRARSKRKQMASFPSNTESEVEADEECMNEKKPKPDDSHHEGMPAGVNNLPMYDAQLHSFELELSQAQGIHRSSESSKSSSGSGQMSLNEYVLSTPRFDNSMEKFDIPSFNPYHPGESYDIMG